Part of the Oncorhynchus mykiss isolate Arlee chromosome 26, USDA_OmykA_1.1, whole genome shotgun sequence genome is shown below.
AGGCACCATGCTTTCTCTAAACCCAACCGTATAGCTGTGCCTGCCTTTCTCACAACAATTGAACAGGTGCTCATCTGAATGTGTCATCGCAAAGCCCTGCCACTATGTGGAAATCCATCAACTTTTATCTATGAACGTTCTGAATGCACCAAATGCAACTGTAAAGGACTGATTTTATTTATGGAATATTGATATTACGGAATACATGTTATGGCTGGATAGAGTGTGGAAGTTTGCTTGTTCTCTTCCACACCCATACTGTACATATTCAGTACATGATTATTAAATAACACTGCACTGATTACCTGGAGATAAAAAAATCTTGACTGTAAAATCCAATTCAGAGCTGAAGATATTCTCAAATCTAATATATTAAATGAAAACATACCAGCCATGGTGAGAATCACTTTTACTTTGGTTTGAATTAGATAGGTCTCAGAGAGTACTGTTATTCTGAGCCAGTCCCACAGCAATGAAGTGATTCATCGGCTAGATTGCATTTTAACAGGATGTTGATTGAGAGCATAAGCCATATTGATTTtcctgatggaaacaggaaataGCCGAGTTAGAAATAAAATTATTTGTTGTTCCCGGTGTGAGGAGGCCCAGAGGACTGGCAGGCAATTGCACACTGATGAGTGGCACTGCCCCCAAAACACCTCCCCTCCATCCTGTCCCCTATGGAGACCTGGGAGAGACGTCATCTGTGGTTGTTATGCTGCAAAATGACGCCTGCACTGACTCCCCACCCCCTGTTACTGCAATTTAGCCCCAGTGATCCATCAGGGAAGAAGGACTACTACATCTGCTGCAGCATCTTCTACATGAAGATGGACCCCCAATCAGTTCATGTATCAATAAGCAGTGTGATGGCATTTCAGTCCATGTATTTGTTTTCCTAGATCATTGGGGCAGCCTAATGACTGGATTTGACAGGTCACAGGAACAATTTATAGGATGATAAAGGATTACCTCATATGAATGATTATTTTCAAATTACAATATTGAGAAAAGGTTGGAATGATTTCCTGCTCATCTATGTTTGCTTGGCTGCATTTAGTCTCCAAGGTTGTTTTGTCGGTAAGAGGAAAAATGCCCCCATCCCCATGCAAACACGTACAAACCAagccctcccatcctctcctcctccatcccctcccttccctctaacacacactcacactctggAGAAACACGTCACTGAGCTTGGGGACTCAGCGGCTCATTAAGGAGAAGGATGTGATATTCTCAATCGAGACTGTGAGACTCCCAGCACGCCTATTTATAGATGCAATATCTCTATGGCAGTCACCGTGGCGTTGGCTAATCGCAGCCGTGGCCCCAGACACCAATTAAGAATGAAACAAATGCTTTTTGGGTGGGGTCTGCTCCTCCCTTCTGCTAAGGTCCTTCCGTCCGCCACACTGCCTGGTGGGGGAGCGGATCTGCTTGGAGCGTATTCCTGCATCAGGTCGGGATACAAGGAGGGCGGCATGCAGAGTGCAGTCAAAGCCCTGCCATGGCTATTTTTAAATGCCCCCCCTCTGGAGAGCAAGAGCTAGGTTTCTTATATTGTGGTTGTTTTCATATGTTTGACTCTGGGTCTGGGATGTCCGTGGATATGTTGAATTGCTGTGACTCATAGGGCATAAAGGTAAGAGATGCTATTGTGAGCTAGGGGTAAAGGATGAGGATGCGGGTGTGTTTGTATATTCATATATTTTGGCTCTGTTGGGCCCTTTTGGCGTTCTTTCCCTTGTAATGTCTGTGTACCAAATTTATGTGAGCAGCTGTACAGAGTATTATCTGATAGAAGGGGTACGTGAGTGTGTCAGGATGCAAGCACATTACCTCTCTTCACTTTTCTAACCAGTACTTTACtgactctctctcagtctctgcttTCGCTACTGCTCACTCTCAGCATTCCTTTATTTAAACATCTCTATGTCCCTTAATAAATCCTGCCCCCAATTTGACCCTATCAAGTTTAGCATATTAATGgtaatattacaacaaatattggTTGCCTTTTAAAAATTACACAAAATAAACAGTCACTTATCTGAACCTAGTCAGAAACATTCATGTATTttaccaatcaatcaatcaataattccAAATGTGGTGTGAAGTCAGTCTAACACATGAAACGTGTTAGGCTACAATACATGACATTGGATTGGAAACATAATATAACGTGCCTGTTCAATAGCTAAACTGAAAAAAAGTATTCAGGCCACATAGCGTTTATGATACAGTACATGCCATCCAGGGATTACAACATCAAAATATGAGAAAAATAATTATGATGattatggtgatgatgatgattatgatgaagACATACTGTAGTTTCCTTATCAGTTTAACgtaattgttttaaaaaaaaaaggttgttATTTGTCGTTGTTGAAGAAGAGAAAATAATTATATATTGGGTTGCACTTCCTAGTAGGATGGCCCATTAGGAGATAATTAGCTAATGCTCTGGCATTTAAATCATGATGCATAGCCACTCCACTCCCAGTCTGAAAGAACTTGGCCTCAGTTGAAAACGCTGGTGTCAGCAGCCCTTGATGTTGCTTCTGGGGCCTTTGTGGGAAATATTGTATGGGAAATATTGTATGGGAAATATTGTATGGGTAATGAGGAAACAGAAAAAATGGAAATCACAAGAACAGCACAATCGGTTACATGCACAATTAATTCAACTAGGTCTAGGTTGTTATTTTTAAAGAGGTCCAATCCAGAAAAAAATATCCAATCATGTATGGTAATTACTTATACCAAATAGTAGTGGGCACTCACGGTGGTGTCAGACTGCTGGCTTTCTTTGCAGCTGGAGGAGAAATGTGATTCTCTGGTAGTAATGGGGGGAGATGGTAGGCGTGCATCATCTAATGGTGCTTAGTAATAGCTGAAAGGAACACAATTAGATTGTGATCCAACCTTGAGATATTATGGAATACTATAATAATGAGTGTATTATGTACAGTATTTTGTATAAGCACACAACTCTGATAACTCAATGGAAGAAAAGTGTTGATATattatataatacataatatagctACATATGATTATATACGTATAAGTTGCACTAACATttcatcctctctcccctctcatccctctctctccactctctctttctctctctctctctagttccacCAGGTTAGAAGAGTGATGACCATCCTGTTCCTTACTATGGTTATTTCATACTTCAGTTGCATGAGAGCTGCTCCCATGAGAGACGCCCCAGGTATGCGGGGCCACCGAACGGAAGGCTACTTGGGTGCTGCAGTGACAGCCGGCCGGGGCCACGGGACTCCACAGAGCGGGGGTGGGCCGGGCCAGCATGGGGGACTGCCCTCGCTCACAGACACGTTTGAGCAGGTGATTGAGGAGCTCTTGGAGGTGGATGGAGAAGCAGCTCAGCTGGGGCCTGGGGCTGACAAGGGCCAGGGAGGAGGGGGTCCTTCCTCTGTGGTCACCACGGAGACCAAGGATGTCGACCTGTATGCATCGCGGGTGATGATCAGCAACCAAGTGCCTTTAGAGCCACCGCTGCTTTTTCTCCTGGAGGAATACAAAAACTACCTGGACGCCGCTAACATGTCCATGAGGGTACGGCGGCATTCTGACCCGTCGCGGCGTGGCGAGCTGAGTGTGTGTGATAGTATTAGCCAGTGGGTGACAGCTGTGGACAAAAAGACAGCCATAGACATGTCTGGGCAGACCGTTACCGTCCTGGAAAAAGTCCCTGTCCCCAATGGCCAACTGAAGCAATACTTTTATGAGACCAAATGTAACCCTATGGGGTACACAAAGGAGGGCTGCCGTGGAATAGACAAGAGGCATTATAACTCCCAATGCAGGACAACCCAGTCCTACGTGCGAGCGCTCACCATGGATAGCAAAAAGAAGATTGGCTGGCGGTTTATAAGGATAGACACATCATGTGTATGCACATTGACCATTAAAAGAGGAAGatagtgtatataatgtatagATTTTATTGAGAGTTTAAAAAAGAGAGTAAAGAGAAAATATCTATTTGTATATATACATAACAGGGTAAATTATTCCGTCAAATGAAAATTTTATGGACTGCATGTAAAAAAAGATGAAGTTTATACAGTAAAAGTGATACTACAGTCTATTTATTGAACATATTCATGACCTTGTAAACAATTAAAAAAAGATCTGATCAGTCATTTGCGCCCAGTTTAAATTACTATATCACATTCCTCAAGACATTGTGGTTTGTTTATGTTGCCAAGAATGTGAGAAAGAAGGAAAAGATCgatgaggatgagggagagggtgaggacgAGTTCCATTAAAAAAAACTTGCATGCTGCTTCAATTGTGAATTGAGAATTTGTCCACCTAAGAAAAAAGGATATGATACCGACCAAAACATTCCGTTTACATACTCAACAGTAAAAGGGTTTTCCTCCTCAGTACTTTATCTGTTTACTGTTCTAAACTTCTCAAGGTAATGTTGGAATTACATACTATGTCAAGGTGCTGTTGTCAAAGCTTtgctgtttatttttttatccccaCCAGAGGACAAAatataagaatatatatatatatatatatatatatatatatgtataaaattTATTCATTGACATATGTTTCTGGATTAATATAATTCATTTTGTATGTTGTGAAGTTGTTTGCAATATTAAATTGAAATATTTGAAGAAATAAAAATGACTATAGGCAACTGAAAAACAAAACCAATGTCAATAAAGTTTGAACCCTACATTTCTAGTTACACTGCATAAACATTAGATGAAAACATGGACAGATGGACGGCCAGACAGATACATAAATACCTACCTTCCTACAtgtatacctacctacctacgtacctgcctgtctgcctgcatgCATGCAGactagaggaggctggtgggaagagctagaggaggacaggctcattgtaatggctggaatggaataaatggaattgTATCAAAACATATGGAAACCGCATGTTTGACTATGTTCCATTTATACCATTATGGGTCCAAAATGGGTCAATAGTCTATGTCCTCAGTTTTGCCGTTATGATAAGGTAACACAGTTTAATACAAAGCAATGAGTACTAGGcctattacaatgagcccatcctcctatagcagacagacagacaaacaaataGACCAGATAGATTTTAATTTCACCAGCATTAGCTTGGTTATAAAAGCCTCAATATATACTCAACCAACAACACAAAGAATCAGAACATATAGTAGGCCCATAAGTCCACGTCGTATATCCTAGGCTACAAGCTGATCCTTGATGACCTCTGAGAGCTTGATGATGAGTACATTCAAAAGTTTTCAATCCTGAAGACAGCATCCTTGACTTGTGAATTCCTTGGATGGGCCATCTCAACCCTGTCCCATCGACACAGGTAGGTGTCCCATGCCTAGAAATGGATGGACAACATTCTCTCACAAAGGATACCAAAACATGCCTAATTGTGATAATAAGAGATAACAATAAAAGTGCATTCAAGGTATATTCCGTACGATTTGCACACACAAATAGCACTTAAATTATTGCATATGTATCTATAGTACTCAGAAAATTGCATTTTATGATAGAAAAATCACTTTTCTAAACATCATTTGAGGTATCCTTCCAAAGTATAGGCCTACATAATGTGTTTACAAGTCTCCTAtcacaacaaaaacataaaaaatgGGTCAATAGTCTATGTCCTCAGTTTCGCCGTTATGATAAGGTAACAGTTTAATACACAGTAATGAGCCTATGTAGTGTTTCAGCTCTCAGAAAGAAAATTCCTTATTGCTGTGAGAAGTGGAAATTAATCAATAGAAATGCATACATTATGCAAGCACTGACAGAGATCAAAATTATGGCTTAAACTAATTGAATCAACATTGTAGGTTTACAAAGACATTTACAAACAATTCATTTTGGGTTATGAATAATGATCAGATAAGACATTTTAATAACTATACGTTAAAATCTATAATTTAGATAACCATTGAAAAACTGTAAATATTGCAGGTTATACATTTAGGATACCACATTTTCTAAAATAGATATAACTAAATTGCGCCGATTGCGTGTCCTTGACGCAACAACAATCCCCGTCAATACAGCTCAAATCTGTTTATCGCCGAGTGGATATTTTGCTAGCCTGATAATTTCTCCCGAACAGTGCCGGATTTGGGTTATTATGGCGTCTTTGGGGGAACCTGTTCGACTGGAAAGAGGTAAAACGTCAAACAACACAGATCGCTTGATCAATAATAATGGTTAAAATTATGAAAATACACACGAGCCAAACAGATGGCTAGCTAGATAACGGTAGCTAATCTGGAATTTAATTTAGTTAGCCATTTAATTTTGAAATAACTAGCCCAAAGTACAATCATCTTTCAAAAGTCGAAAGAAAAATAGATTATTCCAATATGATCGCTTTAGTTTTAAGAAAGACAGATGGGCTGAGTTGCTAATGTtgtagccagctaacgttagctgattTTAGATAGCTATCCTCTAAGGCTGGTAGTTTGCAGTGGAGGTAAGTACTTATGAACAAATACTTTAAGGTCCTACTTAAatcgtttttgggggtatctgtactttactatttatatttttgccaacttttacttcactacctatctaaagaaaacaatgtactttttactccatacattttccctgacacccaaaagtactggttacattttgacaggaaaatggttcaattcacacacttatcaagagaacataccctggtcatccctactgcctctgatctggcacactcactaaacacaaatgctttgtttgtaaattaatgtctgagtgttgtattgttctcctggctatccatacatttaaaaaatggtgCCGTGTGGTTTGCATaatgtaaggaatttgaaattattaataggtttacttttgatacttaagtatatttaaaaccaaataccaaAACAAATATACTTTTACtcatgtagtattttactgggtgacttttacttgagttgttttctattaaggtatctttacttttactcaagtgcgACAAATGGGTACTTTGTAGCTTCCTAGTAATGTTAGCAGTTGCACCCAAACAAAAGTTCAGCGTCCAGAATGTAGCTAGCTGTAGCtcagtagctagctaggttaGTTTGAAAATGTTGCGCCCGAAAGCCCAGACTATGTTACTTGCAGTCCTGATGATACAAGTCCCTGTCCATTGAATTCTACCATGTGTTTACAAGCATTGTGATGAAGATTTGGTAATGATCAGCTATGCCTGCATCATAATACCCTGTGCATGGACAGATTTACTTAATCAATCTACAAAATCAAAAACCAACAGACTCCATTACTCTTGTGCTGGAGTGTTAGATCCTCTGCCTCAAGCAATTATTTCCCAAACCAAAGTCTTTAAATCGATGTCAATTATTGGTAAGATCTCTGACGGTGGGTGGTCTCCATGTTTTCTACTCACAGACATTTCTCGAGCCATTGAATTGCTTGACAAGCTCCAGAGGACAGGGGAAGTGCCTCCACAGAAACTGCAGGCACTGCAAAGGGTCTTGCAGAGCGAGTTCTGTAATGCTGTGCGAGAGGTGAGCTGTGACAATGCCATTAAATGCCCATCACACCCTTCAAAGTTCAACTCAAATTATGTGGCCAAATCTGGACCTCAAGGCCAGAAGTACTGCTGATTTTCATTCTCCCCCTCCAATAATTGTGACTGATTCAGACCTGGGGCACCAGGTGAGTGGAAAAAAAATAATCAGCAGTACTCTAGACCTCCAGACTCGGATTTGTGTACTTATGTGAGATGAGGCTGATACAGACAGGCCTATAAAACATGAATTGTTTGATTGCTGCCTATAGACTAGTTATTTGATTTCAGATATAAGATTTGTCATTCCTTCAATGTCAGTGTATAGTGTTGTGATTACGAAATTAGCTATCCAGTTTGAGGATTAATTAATAGCTTGGAACCCTGGACAGCAAGAACTACCAGGATCTCAATTTTTAACATGTCAGACCTTTTGACGGAAGTAATTCAGCTTTGCAGTTTGCATTCGACTAACCTTCTTTCTGCCTTTTCTTAACAACTCTGTAGGTGTATGAACATGTGTATGAGACAGTGGACATTAACAGTAGCCCAGAAGTCAGGGCAAATGCCACAGCCAAGGtatgtcaaaacaacaacaaccaatATTAAACAACTCTGTAGGCAACTCTGGGTTAACAACCTCTCTTGTCTTGTAGGCCACTGTTGCAGCGTTTGCGGCCAGTGAGGGGCACTCACACCCTCGCGTGGTGGAGCTGCCTAAGACAGAGGAAGGACTTGGCTTCAATATAATGGGAGGGAAGGAACAGAACTCTCCTATTTACATCTCACGCATCATTCCTGGTGGAATCGCCGACCGCCACGGGGGCCTCAAGAGAGGCGACCAGCTTCTTTCTGTCAATGGGGTGGTACGTGTTGTTTATGCAGTCTCTGGCTGTGTCCATATACCCATACTTGCGTTCTAAATAGTAGGCATTTTGGGAAGGCGAAAAATAAAGTTTTGTAGAATGTGCAATTTCGAAAATTGAGTATGCTTTAAAAATTccaggatgtcatactcattttgGCTTTTTGTTTAGTAGTATTTGCTGCACTTGAGGAAGAGAATTGTATTTCGAGGCCCACGTGTGTCTGACAACAGCTGAGGGGACAAGCTGTACCAAAATAAATTAATGTAGGGAATCGACACAATTGCCCATTGTAGGATGAGCCTAGTATGCTGTTATATTTTGCTTACTGCATTCGTTTTTACTAAACACAACGTTATAAATAGTACagttggcaagtcggttaggacattattTGTACACCCCCTCAATTCTCATAACGAGAGCATATGCTCTCATTATGATAAAACACTGGTTTAGTTAAACAGACAACAAAAAAGTGTCCCTTGTTTAGTGGTTTTACGCATCAACATGATGATGTGGCAACAACTTGCTTTTTGAAAAGttctatatcttgaaaacttgattgctgacatgcaacacATTTTGGGACTCTATCAACAGTAGACTAATgaaaaaaatgtatacttttGAGTGGATTATTCCTTTAAGCAATGGTTCCAGGACcagaatacagttgaagtcagaagtttacatacacttaggttggagtcattaaaactcgttttttcaaccactccacaatttttttgttaacaaactatagttttggcaagtctgttaagacatctactttgtgcatgacacaagtcatttttccaacaattgtttacagacagattatttaacttataattcactgtatcacaattccagtgggtcagaagtttacatacagtaagttgactgtgcctttaaacagcttggacagttccagaaaattatgtcatggctttagaagcttctgataggctaattgacatcatttgagtcaattggaggtttacatgtggatgtatttcaaggcctacctttaaactcattgcctctttgcttaacctcatgggaaaatcaaatcagccaagacctcataaaaaaaaattgtagacctccacaagtctggttcatccttgggagcaatttccaaatgcctgaacgtaccacgttcatctgtacaaacactagtatgcaagtataaacaccatgggaacacgcagccatcataccgctcaggaaggagacccgttctgcctcctagagatgagcttactttggtgcaaatcaatcccagaacaacagcaaaggaccttgtggagatgctgtacaaaattatctatatccacagtaaaacgagtcctataacctgaaaggacgctcagcaaggaagaagccactgctcctaaactgccataaaaaagccagactacggtttgcaactgcacatggggacaaatatcgtactttttggagaaatgtcctctggtctgatgaaacaaaaatagaactgtttggccataatgacaattgttacgtttggaggaaaaagggggatgcttgcaagccgaagagccccatcccaaccgtgaagcacggtggtggcagcatcatgttgtgggggtgctttgctgcaggagtgactggtgtgcttcacaaaatagatggcattatgaggaggaaaattatgtggatatattgaagcaacatctcaagacatcagtcagaaagttcaagcaaatgggtcttccaaatggacaatgtacccaagcatccttccaaagttgtggcaaaatggcttaaggacaacaaagtcaaggcattggagtgtccatcacaaagccctgacctcaatcctacagaaaatgtgtgggcagaactgaaaaagtgtgtgcgagcaaggaggcctacaaacctgactcagttaccagctctgtcaagatggaatggggcaaaattcacccaatttattgtgggaagcttgtggaaggctacccaaaacgtttgacccaagttaaacaattgaaaggcaacactaccaaatactaattgagtatatgttaacttctgagccctggggatgtgatgaaagaaataaaagctgaaataaatccttctatctgctattattctgacatttcacattcttaaaataaagtggtgatcctaagtgacctaagacagggaattttttctaggattaaatgtcaggaattgtgaaaaacctgagtttaaatgtatttggctaaggtgtatgtaaactttggacttcaactgtatgtattatgattagtacacagtatgcagTTTAATTAAA
Proteins encoded:
- the LOC110506656 gene encoding protein lin-7 homolog C, coding for MASLGEPVRLERDISRAIELLDKLQRTGEVPPQKLQALQRVLQSEFCNAVREVYEHVYETVDINSSPEVRANATAKATVAAFAASEGHSHPRVVELPKTEEGLGFNIMGGKEQNSPIYISRIIPGGIADRHGGLKRGDQLLSVNGVSVEGEHHEKAVELLKAAQGTVKLVVRYTPKVLEEMESRFEKMRSAKRRQQNSYPQ
- the LOC110506655 gene encoding brain-derived neurotrophic factor isoform X1, coding for MFHQVRRVMTILFLTMVISYFSCMRAAPMRDAPGMRGHRTEGYLGAAVTAGRGHGTPQSGGGPGQHGGLPSLTDTFEQVIEELLEVDGEAAQLGPGADKGQGGGGPSSVVTTETKDVDLYASRVMISNQVPLEPPLLFLLEEYKNYLDAANMSMRVRRHSDPSRRGELSVCDSISQWVTAVDKKTAIDMSGQTVTVLEKVPVPNGQLKQYFYETKCNPMGYTKEGCRGIDKRHYNSQCRTTQSYVRALTMDSKKKIGWRFIRIDTSCVCTLTIKRGR
- the LOC110506655 gene encoding brain-derived neurotrophic factor isoform X2: MTILFLTMVISYFSCMRAAPMRDAPGMRGHRTEGYLGAAVTAGRGHGTPQSGGGPGQHGGLPSLTDTFEQVIEELLEVDGEAAQLGPGADKGQGGGGPSSVVTTETKDVDLYASRVMISNQVPLEPPLLFLLEEYKNYLDAANMSMRVRRHSDPSRRGELSVCDSISQWVTAVDKKTAIDMSGQTVTVLEKVPVPNGQLKQYFYETKCNPMGYTKEGCRGIDKRHYNSQCRTTQSYVRALTMDSKKKIGWRFIRIDTSCVCTLTIKRGR